One window of the Niallia circulans genome contains the following:
- a CDS encoding DUF2264 domain-containing protein has protein sequence MTRRKWLEAMDKIAYPVIKALSEEKLHQELPTDFHPDRKSYGMLEAFGRTMTGIAPWLELDSISESSERKMQKRYRQMVLLCLDKSTNPYSKDYMNFTDPGQPLVDAAFLAHSIIRAPKQIGDALPKYVRENIILALKSTRRTMPPNMNWNLFSAMVEGALYVLGEKEYDLLRVIYAIRLLDDWYVGDGVYGDGPVFHWDYYNSFVIQPMAIDLLNLFYHQSKELENYQEKMLPRFIRYAAIQERMIGPDGTYPVIGRSSTYRFGAFQALAQSALQHALPATVTPAQVRCGLTAIMEKGMQAPGTFDEKGWLLPGVYGHQPALAESYIGIGSLYLCSAVFLPLGLSEEDAFWNDQDEEWSSKKIWQGKEGAIDQSI, from the coding sequence ATGACGAGAAGAAAATGGTTAGAAGCAATGGATAAGATCGCATATCCAGTAATTAAGGCATTAAGTGAAGAGAAATTACATCAAGAATTGCCAACAGATTTTCATCCCGATCGTAAATCATATGGAATGTTAGAAGCTTTTGGACGAACGATGACTGGTATCGCTCCGTGGCTTGAGTTAGATTCTATCTCGGAATCGTCAGAAAGAAAGATGCAAAAGAGATATCGACAAATGGTTCTTCTGTGTTTAGATAAATCAACAAATCCATACTCTAAGGACTACATGAACTTTACCGACCCGGGTCAACCACTAGTTGATGCTGCTTTTTTAGCTCATTCGATTATTCGTGCGCCGAAACAAATTGGAGACGCGCTTCCAAAGTATGTGCGAGAAAATATTATTCTAGCACTAAAGTCAACGAGAAGAACAATGCCTCCTAATATGAATTGGAATCTTTTTTCTGCCATGGTAGAAGGAGCATTATATGTTCTAGGAGAGAAGGAATACGATTTGCTTCGAGTAATTTATGCTATTAGACTATTAGACGATTGGTATGTAGGGGATGGCGTTTATGGGGATGGTCCAGTCTTCCATTGGGATTATTACAACAGCTTTGTTATACAGCCGATGGCAATAGATTTATTAAATCTATTCTATCACCAAAGTAAAGAGCTGGAAAATTATCAGGAAAAAATGCTGCCAAGATTCATTCGTTATGCAGCAATTCAAGAAAGAATGATAGGACCTGATGGAACTTATCCTGTGATTGGCCGATCTAGTACATATCGATTTGGAGCATTTCAAGCTTTAGCTCAATCAGCATTGCAACATGCCTTGCCTGCTACAGTCACTCCTGCTCAAGTCAGATGTGGGTTAACAGCTATAATGGAAAAAGGAATGCAAGCACCTGGAACCTTTGATGAAAAAGGGTGGTTGTTACCCGGAGTATATGGACATCAACCTGCATTAGCGGAATCTTATATTGGCATTGGAAGCTTATATCTCTGTTCAGCAGTGTTTTTACCACTGGGATTATCTGAAGAAGACGCTTTTTGGAATGATCAGGATGAAGAATGGAGTAGTAAAAAAATATGGCAAGGGAAAGAGGGTGCGATTGATCAGAGCATTTAG
- a CDS encoding LacI family DNA-binding transcriptional regulator: protein MATITDIAEKAGVSISTVSRVLNQDKNLSVTEDTKRKIFEIAEELNYTKYKQKKKKSAEQKAKQKSIAIIQWRIGEQELDDIYYMSIRIGAERKAQELGYYLMKYSDLNDSLSNVDGVLCIGKFDKITIDKILSKNDNVVFVGTNFPLNNFDTVNSDFSYAAELALQHLLELGHKRIAFIGAEESNNLYGYRTYRTPVTNTYIDMMKHLGYYDEKYFFVATNTYLSAETGTDLARQALAKWGEIFLLLSLLVMTLWLLAL from the coding sequence ATGGCCACTATTACAGATATTGCCGAAAAAGCTGGTGTCTCCATTTCTACCGTCTCTCGCGTATTAAATCAGGACAAAAATTTATCCGTAACGGAGGACACAAAACGTAAAATATTTGAAATTGCGGAAGAATTAAACTACACAAAATACAAACAAAAGAAAAAGAAAAGTGCGGAACAAAAAGCAAAGCAAAAAAGCATTGCCATTATACAGTGGCGTATTGGCGAACAAGAGTTAGATGATATTTATTATATGTCTATAAGAATAGGAGCCGAAAGAAAAGCCCAAGAACTTGGCTATTATTTAATGAAATACTCTGATCTAAATGATTCTTTAAGCAATGTTGATGGAGTACTTTGCATCGGAAAATTCGATAAAATTACGATTGATAAGATACTATCAAAAAATGACAATGTGGTTTTTGTCGGCACAAATTTTCCTTTAAACAACTTCGATACTGTTAATAGCGATTTCTCTTATGCTGCCGAATTAGCATTGCAGCATCTGCTCGAACTTGGACATAAAAGAATAGCCTTTATAGGTGCAGAAGAAAGTAATAATTTATATGGCTATCGTACGTACCGCACTCCAGTAACGAACACTTACATAGACATGATGAAACATTTGGGATATTATGACGAAAAATATTTTTTCGTTGCAACAAATACTTACCTATCAGCTGAAACTGGTACAGATCTAGCTAGACAAGCTTTGGCAAAATGGGGGGAAATCTTCCTACTGCTATCCTTGCTGGTAATGACGCTATGGCTATTGGCATTATGA
- a CDS encoding substrate-binding domain-containing protein, whose protein sequence is MAIGIMNVLTANNIKIPADISIIGINDLAFSQYTNPPLSTVRIFTEEMGEIGMETLNQRISAPKIDRRIILTTELIKRASTAKPRE, encoded by the coding sequence ATGGCTATTGGCATTATGAACGTGTTAACTGCAAATAATATAAAAATACCAGCGGATATCTCTATTATTGGCATCAATGACTTAGCGTTCAGTCAATATACCAATCCTCCCCTTTCAACCGTACGAATTTTCACAGAAGAAATGGGGGAAATCGGTATGGAGACATTGAATCAAAGAATTTCCGCTCCAAAAATAGATCGCAGAATCATATTAACTACTGAATTAATCAAAAGGGCTTCCACCGCTAAACCACGTGAATAA
- a CDS encoding glycoside hydrolase family 88 protein: MDKWIKEASAFIERKTTKNAIDIGASFPHATKQGKYDKESPQWWTAGFWPGILWNVYHATNEYAFKNLAIQLEHKMDYLLNNPNKVDHDIGFMWTLTSLARYQITADETAKNTALLAANMLLARFNSAGHFFKAWNNWHGTNDNSGIVIIDSMMNMGLLFWASEETGDPRFMVAAKAHCDMVLKHFIRNDGSVHQMVRFNSLTGELIEKLGGQGYSKNSSWSRGCSWAIFGFAIAYHYTKEERYLSSAMKVTNHFALHLQHDPIPLWDFRIPSHTDGTKYDYRDSSASAIAACGTLLISQYAPLEEKRFYLAFGRDLLKRLYEHAATIEDDQNQALIIHGTSHWPEKKNLDTGLIYGDYFFTQGIYALNGINNNFWLGDSWNVL, from the coding sequence ATGGACAAATGGATTAAGGAAGCTAGTGCTTTTATCGAAAGGAAAACGACCAAAAATGCAATCGATATTGGTGCATCCTTCCCTCATGCAACAAAGCAGGGTAAGTATGATAAGGAAAGCCCTCAATGGTGGACAGCAGGATTTTGGCCTGGGATTTTGTGGAATGTCTATCACGCGACTAATGAATACGCTTTCAAGAATTTAGCCATTCAGCTTGAGCATAAGATGGATTACTTATTAAATAATCCAAACAAAGTGGATCACGATATAGGATTTATGTGGACACTCACGAGCTTAGCCCGATACCAAATAACTGCTGATGAAACAGCGAAGAATACAGCACTTCTTGCTGCTAATATGCTGCTCGCACGTTTTAATAGTGCTGGTCATTTCTTTAAAGCATGGAACAATTGGCATGGGACTAATGATAATAGTGGCATTGTTATCATTGACAGCATGATGAATATGGGATTGCTTTTCTGGGCATCTGAAGAAACCGGTGATCCTCGCTTTATGGTGGCTGCAAAAGCTCATTGCGATATGGTCTTAAAGCACTTTATTCGGAACGATGGTTCTGTTCATCAAATGGTTAGATTTAATTCTTTAACAGGTGAATTAATAGAAAAACTTGGCGGTCAGGGGTATTCAAAAAATAGTTCATGGTCTCGTGGATGTAGTTGGGCTATATTTGGTTTTGCGATTGCCTATCATTATACGAAAGAAGAACGCTACTTATCTAGTGCAATGAAAGTAACGAACCATTTCGCGTTACACCTGCAACATGACCCTATTCCTCTTTGGGATTTTCGAATTCCTTCCCATACTGATGGAACGAAATATGACTATCGAGATTCCTCTGCTTCTGCAATAGCTGCTTGTGGCACCTTATTAATTTCCCAATATGCACCTTTGGAGGAAAAAAGATTTTACTTAGCTTTCGGAAGGGACTTATTAAAACGACTATACGAACACGCAGCAACAATAGAAGATGATCAAAATCAAGCACTCATTATTCACGGAACAAGTCATTGGCCAGAGAAAAAAAATTTAGATACTGGCTTAATTTACGGAGATTACTTCTTTACGCAAGGTATCTATGCACTCAATGGTATTAACAATAACTTTTGGTTAGGAGATTCTTGGAATGTACTTTAA
- a CDS encoding glycoside hydrolase family 2 TIM barrel-domain containing protein: MRNYKISNWLFFQGDDSNAWQKDYEDKSWQPVTVPHDWSITMPFSKNNSSGTGYLPGGIGWYRCHIPLTDFTNIDNSVVQLTFDGVYKNAQVWINGYNHGIRPSGYSSFTFDLTEILPYTPDNELVIAVRVDHSDIADSRWYNGSGITRNVWLEIHDYIYIPKYGTTFSTLETKTDVSNIRIQHLITNTYPAASDVRVVNELVSIDGEQTYCFEKKVKLNPQETSNITFNEKLDNPKLWTTDEPNLYMLHTHLYYEADDNKVHSAYTNHVGIRTSQFDVNKGYFLNNQNMKLKGVCLHEDAGCFGTAVPVSVWVRRLSKLKEMGCNAIRMAHNPHAPELYTLCDILGFLVIDEAFDEWENPKNKWWQGHNVYPPKIEGYAHHFPNWHQDDLKNMIIRNRNHPSIIAWSIGNEIDYPNDPYANPLFEEMTGNNDANKPAQERIYNPNRPDTTRLTTIANRLIKTVKSIDDTRPVTLAAAFPELSSQTGLLTEVDLIGYNYKEHLYEEHHKMFPNQPIIGSENGHGYSQWKIVRDTSYISGQFLWTGIDYLGEAHGWPIHGSAAGVLDLAGNEKTRYFLRKSWWTEEPMIYLVTRPLETNTNNHSQIKELSKKWDYCIGEKVEVICFSNCEQVEVELNGNRIPLKFDEDFGYFVTYVAATESPIKALGYKGDKVVAEELAPVLSPAQLKLDIWEIPEIYKNVLQSVFPNITQDVIQIECSLLDRSGKLSDYSQKVAVSVQNGRLLGIENGKLDDVTDYTEPFRTSNHGKLVIYVQKNGDSETQVKVETDGIRDTLFTLKTIN, encoded by the coding sequence ATGAGAAACTATAAAATTTCTAACTGGTTATTCTTTCAAGGCGATGATTCTAATGCTTGGCAAAAAGATTATGAGGATAAATCTTGGCAACCCGTAACCGTCCCACATGACTGGAGCATTACCATGCCATTTAGTAAAAATAATTCTAGTGGTACTGGTTATTTACCTGGAGGAATTGGCTGGTACAGATGTCATATCCCATTAACAGACTTTACCAATATCGATAATAGTGTTGTTCAATTGACCTTTGATGGTGTTTATAAGAATGCTCAAGTGTGGATTAATGGATACAATCATGGCATTCGACCATCTGGATACTCGTCCTTTACCTTTGATTTAACAGAAATTCTTCCGTATACACCAGATAATGAATTAGTCATTGCAGTAAGAGTTGACCATTCAGATATTGCTGATTCTCGTTGGTATAACGGATCTGGGATTACTAGAAATGTTTGGCTGGAAATACATGATTACATTTATATCCCAAAATACGGAACTACATTCTCTACACTAGAGACCAAAACAGATGTCTCCAACATTCGTATTCAGCATTTAATCACAAATACATATCCTGCTGCTAGTGATGTAAGAGTTGTGAACGAATTAGTTTCTATCGATGGGGAACAAACCTATTGTTTTGAAAAGAAAGTAAAACTAAATCCACAGGAAACGTCGAATATTACATTTAATGAAAAACTAGATAATCCCAAATTATGGACAACTGATGAACCAAATCTATATATGCTCCATACTCATCTATATTATGAAGCAGACGACAACAAAGTCCATTCAGCCTATACTAATCACGTAGGAATTAGAACTTCTCAATTTGATGTTAATAAAGGATACTTCCTTAATAACCAAAATATGAAATTAAAAGGTGTGTGCCTTCATGAGGATGCTGGCTGCTTTGGGACTGCTGTGCCTGTAAGTGTATGGGTAAGAAGGCTTTCTAAGTTAAAAGAAATGGGATGTAACGCAATTCGCATGGCTCACAACCCACATGCTCCTGAACTGTATACCCTATGTGATATTCTAGGTTTTCTAGTGATTGATGAAGCCTTTGATGAATGGGAAAACCCCAAAAACAAATGGTGGCAAGGGCATAATGTTTATCCACCTAAAATCGAAGGCTATGCTCATCATTTTCCAAATTGGCACCAAGATGATTTAAAAAATATGATCATCAGAAATAGAAATCATCCTTCCATCATTGCATGGAGTATTGGCAACGAAATTGATTATCCTAATGACCCCTATGCAAATCCTTTATTTGAAGAAATGACAGGTAATAATGATGCGAACAAACCAGCTCAAGAAAGAATTTATAATCCAAATAGGCCAGATACTACTAGACTCACAACAATCGCCAATAGATTAATTAAAACGGTTAAGTCGATTGATGATACAAGACCTGTAACTTTAGCTGCAGCTTTTCCAGAATTGTCCAGCCAAACTGGCTTATTAACTGAAGTCGATTTAATAGGATACAATTATAAAGAGCATCTTTATGAGGAACATCATAAAATGTTCCCGAACCAGCCAATCATAGGCAGCGAAAATGGACATGGATATTCACAATGGAAGATCGTTCGAGATACTTCTTATATATCAGGACAGTTCTTATGGACTGGTATCGATTATCTTGGAGAAGCTCATGGATGGCCCATACACGGATCCGCAGCAGGAGTATTAGATTTAGCCGGAAATGAGAAAACACGTTATTTTCTTCGGAAAAGCTGGTGGACAGAGGAACCTATGATTTATTTAGTTACTCGTCCATTAGAAACTAATACGAATAATCATTCTCAGATAAAGGAACTATCGAAAAAGTGGGATTACTGTATAGGTGAAAAAGTAGAGGTCATCTGTTTTTCCAATTGCGAGCAAGTTGAAGTAGAGCTAAATGGAAATAGGATACCATTAAAGTTTGATGAAGACTTTGGTTATTTTGTTACATATGTAGCTGCAACAGAGTCTCCTATCAAAGCTTTGGGATACAAAGGAGATAAAGTAGTCGCGGAGGAATTAGCCCCTGTTTTATCCCCAGCACAATTAAAATTAGATATATGGGAAATACCAGAAATATATAAGAATGTCTTACAATCAGTGTTTCCTAATATAACTCAGGACGTCATCCAAATAGAGTGCTCCCTTCTAGATAGAAGTGGAAAGTTATCAGATTATAGTCAGAAAGTAGCCGTTTCTGTGCAAAATGGAAGACTCTTAGGAATAGAAAACGGAAAATTAGATGACGTAACCGATTACACCGAGCCTTTTAGAACATCAAATCATGGTAAATTAGTTATCTATGTCCAAAAAAATGGGGATAGTGAAACTCAAGTAAAAGTGGAAACAGATGGAATCAGAGATACTTTATTTACTTTAAAAACAATTAATTAG
- a CDS encoding iron-hydroxamate ABC transporter substrate-binding protein: MNNRKMKSVLFICLLLVFTVLAACGNNSKENNNKENGASQETKERTLTDAIGNEVKVPAEPKRIIGSYLEDDLVSLGVTPVAQWSIREGKGVQAYLQDSLKDVPTIDSSLPYEAVSSFAPDLVLMSSGAQVEGAKYDQYAKLAPTYVVSKENNNDWRKRLQTIGEVIGKKDEAEKVLADYDQKAEDAKGKIQASIKDESAAAIWLVSNKLFIVGENVSSGAVLYGDLGLKVPEVVKEISATATGNWSAISLEKLAQLDADHLFLINSDGEGAEVLKDSLWSNIPAVKKGNIYEYGPDTSWLYSGPIANTQIIDDVVESLVK, encoded by the coding sequence ATGAATAACCGGAAAATGAAATCGGTATTATTTATTTGTTTACTACTAGTTTTCACTGTTCTTGCGGCATGTGGAAATAATAGTAAAGAAAATAACAATAAAGAAAATGGTGCTTCCCAAGAAACAAAGGAACGAACATTAACAGATGCTATCGGAAATGAAGTGAAAGTTCCGGCAGAGCCAAAAAGAATTATCGGTTCTTACTTAGAAGATGATTTAGTATCATTAGGGGTAACGCCAGTTGCTCAATGGTCCATTAGAGAAGGAAAAGGAGTTCAAGCTTATCTGCAAGACTCGTTAAAAGATGTTCCAACTATTGACTCTTCATTGCCTTATGAGGCAGTGTCCAGCTTTGCTCCTGATTTAGTATTAATGTCATCGGGCGCACAAGTAGAGGGAGCGAAATATGATCAATACGCGAAACTTGCTCCTACCTATGTTGTTTCAAAGGAAAATAATAACGACTGGCGCAAGAGACTTCAAACAATTGGAGAAGTAATTGGCAAAAAGGACGAGGCAGAAAAAGTATTAGCAGACTATGACCAAAAGGCAGAAGATGCAAAAGGGAAGATTCAAGCATCTATTAAGGATGAATCAGCAGCAGCAATCTGGCTTGTATCGAATAAATTATTTATTGTGGGAGAAAATGTATCAAGCGGAGCGGTTCTATATGGCGATTTAGGCTTGAAGGTTCCAGAAGTAGTAAAAGAAATATCCGCTACCGCAACAGGAAACTGGTCAGCTATTTCATTAGAAAAACTAGCTCAATTGGATGCCGATCATCTTTTCTTAATCAACAGTGATGGCGAAGGAGCAGAAGTGCTAAAAGATTCCTTATGGTCTAATATTCCAGCCGTGAAAAAAGGAAACATTTATGAATACGGTCCAGACACAAGCTGGCTATACTCGGGTCCAATTGCCAATACACAAATCATTGACGACGTAGTAGAAAGTCTAGTGAAATAA
- a CDS encoding FecCD family ABC transporter permease, translating into MSKSNSIENDQAAIFRPKAATLVLIIGLIMLFFSICMSIILGVADINLSTVIQGLFHFDNTSTAHQIVYRLRLPRALAATFIGASLAVSGAIMQGMTRNALASPSIMGVTSGAMFAVSIAFAFLSAVSNMTIMLFAFIGAGLGAALVFLIGALSKRGLTPMKLALAGTAISAFLGSISTGIALRFDVAKDISFWYAGGVAGVQWINVKLLIPVAILGLILAFFISKSITILSLGEDIAAGLGQKVGLVKLLGTIVVLLLTGAAVAVGGTIGFVGLVVPHIVRFIVGSDYRLIIPCSAVVGALLLVLSDIVARLIHPPFETPLGAITAVIGVPFFLYLARREGRGL; encoded by the coding sequence ATGAGTAAAAGTAACTCTATTGAAAATGATCAAGCTGCCATATTTAGACCAAAAGCTGCCACTTTGGTTCTCATAATTGGTCTTATAATGCTTTTCTTTTCTATTTGCATGTCCATCATTTTAGGAGTAGCCGATATTAACCTATCAACAGTTATACAAGGACTATTTCATTTCGATAATACGTCCACTGCTCATCAAATTGTTTATCGTTTACGCCTGCCAAGAGCACTTGCTGCAACCTTTATCGGAGCAAGCCTTGCTGTATCTGGTGCCATTATGCAAGGGATGACGAGAAATGCACTCGCTTCCCCTTCTATAATGGGGGTAACATCTGGAGCTATGTTTGCTGTATCGATTGCCTTTGCTTTTCTGTCTGCTGTTTCCAATATGACTATTATGCTCTTTGCATTCATTGGCGCAGGTTTAGGGGCAGCTTTAGTCTTCTTGATTGGCGCACTCTCCAAAAGAGGATTAACACCAATGAAATTAGCACTCGCTGGTACTGCTATTAGTGCCTTTCTTGGTTCCATTTCCACTGGAATTGCCCTTCGCTTTGATGTAGCAAAAGATATTAGCTTTTGGTATGCAGGAGGAGTAGCTGGAGTACAATGGATTAATGTAAAATTACTTATCCCTGTAGCTATACTAGGACTAATTCTCGCTTTTTTCATTAGTAAATCTATTACCATTTTAAGTTTAGGTGAGGATATTGCTGCTGGTTTAGGCCAAAAGGTTGGTCTAGTGAAATTATTAGGGACGATTGTCGTTTTGCTTTTAACTGGTGCTGCTGTGGCAGTCGGGGGAACTATTGGGTTTGTAGGACTCGTTGTTCCCCATATTGTTCGTTTTATTGTAGGATCGGATTATCGATTAATTATTCCTTGTTCGGCAGTTGTTGGTGCTCTTTTGTTAGTGCTGTCAGATATCGTTGCCCGTTTGATCCACCCTCCTTTTGAAACACCATTAGGAGCGATAACAGCGGTAATTGGCGTTCCTTTCTTTCTATATTTAGCACGTCGAGAAGGGAGGGGTCTGTAA
- a CDS encoding FecCD family ABC transporter permease has protein sequence MSSLKLANKKIYIVSTTLLTALVLVFILSLNMGTIKISPMEMIEAFTGKGTVQNFNILYNFRLPRSVIAVLIGMGMAIAGAILQGVSRNSLADPGIIGINSGAGFAVILYIFFIQGSAFQAGPLSVYIMPFFALAGALMAAALIYIIAWKDGVTPVRLVLVGIGINAAFGALIIIFQLMMDPRDFTQATIWLSGSIWSASWSYVLALLPWILILVPIAISKFQSINLLQLGDNLAKGLGVSIERERGLLLLLAVGLSGACVSVGGGISFLGLLAPHLARMLVGPKHQRLLPIAALIGALLLLTSDIIAKSLMVGSEIPVGLVLSCLGAPYFIYLLIKE, from the coding sequence ATGTCTTCTTTAAAATTAGCGAACAAAAAAATATATATTGTTAGCACCACCTTACTTACTGCTCTCGTTTTAGTCTTTATTCTAAGTCTAAATATGGGAACCATAAAAATTAGTCCGATGGAAATGATAGAAGCTTTTACCGGTAAAGGCACTGTTCAAAACTTTAATATTCTATATAACTTTCGATTACCTCGTTCTGTAATTGCCGTTTTAATAGGAATGGGTATGGCGATTGCTGGAGCAATTTTACAAGGGGTTTCGCGAAATAGTCTAGCAGATCCAGGTATTATAGGCATCAATTCTGGAGCTGGATTTGCCGTTATCCTTTATATCTTCTTTATTCAAGGAAGTGCCTTTCAAGCAGGTCCATTATCAGTTTATATCATGCCATTTTTTGCACTTGCCGGAGCTCTAATGGCTGCTGCACTCATCTACATCATTGCATGGAAGGATGGGGTTACGCCTGTTCGCCTAGTATTGGTCGGTATCGGCATTAACGCTGCTTTCGGTGCTTTAATCATCATTTTTCAATTGATGATGGACCCCCGGGATTTTACTCAAGCAACAATTTGGCTTTCCGGAAGTATTTGGAGCGCAAGTTGGAGTTATGTTCTTGCCCTTTTACCGTGGATTCTTATTCTTGTTCCAATTGCAATTAGTAAATTCCAATCCATTAATTTACTACAGCTAGGTGATAATCTGGCAAAGGGTCTTGGTGTTTCGATTGAAAGAGAGCGAGGATTACTTTTGCTGCTTGCTGTCGGACTTTCAGGAGCATGTGTATCAGTTGGCGGAGGAATCTCTTTTTTAGGGCTTCTTGCACCACATTTAGCAAGAATGCTAGTTGGTCCAAAACACCAACGACTCCTGCCGATAGCGGCCCTAATAGGAGCACTTCTCCTGTTAACATCTGATATCATCGCCAAAAGTCTCATGGTTGGCTCAGAAATACCAGTTGGGCTCGTTCTATCCTGTTTAGGTGCTCCATATTTTATCTATCTTCTAATTAAAGAATAA
- a CDS encoding LytR/AlgR family response regulator transcription factor, with translation METLTIAVACIDSPINSSIHHLIAIHSSFKIIGEAKTGEELLELIYRAKPNIIIVDYDLPSIHSTIFNSAYKDYLPDFQLILVGKDKRMAIEAFNYSAVGYLQKPIMESSFLSLLYKIKDSYSKSRRQIHTGKGKRILIKLSNRFVYIPIEEILYIEIIARKTMVHTIKKSYETSETFLSFVDRLPWYFYRTHRSFLVNLKKIVRIELFGESYLAYFSGTDKRANISKLKIREVHSLLIQ, from the coding sequence ATGGAAACGCTAACGATAGCGGTAGCTTGTATCGATTCGCCTATTAATTCATCTATCCATCATTTGATTGCTATCCATTCTAGTTTTAAAATAATAGGAGAAGCAAAGACTGGAGAAGAATTATTAGAATTAATTTATCGAGCGAAGCCTAATATTATAATTGTTGATTATGACTTACCATCTATCCATTCCACTATTTTTAATAGTGCCTATAAAGATTATCTCCCCGATTTCCAGCTTATTTTAGTAGGCAAGGATAAGAGAATGGCAATTGAAGCATTTAATTATTCAGCTGTTGGTTATTTGCAGAAGCCTATTATGGAATCATCCTTCCTATCCCTTTTATATAAAATAAAGGATTCTTATTCTAAAAGTAGAAGACAGATTCATACAGGGAAGGGAAAGCGGATCTTAATTAAATTAAGTAATCGATTTGTTTATATCCCAATAGAAGAAATTTTGTATATAGAAATAATCGCACGAAAAACAATGGTACATACAATCAAGAAGTCATATGAAACGTCAGAAACCTTTCTCTCCTTCGTAGACAGATTGCCGTGGTATTTTTATCGTACCCATCGTTCCTTTCTTGTTAATTTAAAGAAAATTGTTCGCATTGAATTATTCGGAGAATCCTATTTAGCCTATTTCTCTGGAACAGATAAGCGTGCAAACATATCAAAATTAAAAATACGAGAAGTCCATTCCTTGCTGATTCAATAA